A single genomic interval of Melanotaenia boesemani isolate fMelBoe1 chromosome 4, fMelBoe1.pri, whole genome shotgun sequence harbors:
- the si:dkeyp-13d11.2 gene encoding uncharacterized protein si:dkeyp-13d11.2 — protein MLGPVEEQHMLDRQNKSPSDTSLYLVILKCPLDAGCSLFTVRRMRWRTGQQIGGVREFVVIDESHFRHKRKYGRGRMAGGWKRRKWVFGMLGKTSGKDKAYFTPCRKKITKTSCSCD, from the exons ATGCTTG gaCCTGTCGAAGAGCAGCACATGTTGGACAGGCAAAACAAATCTCCATCAGACACAAGTCTATATTTAGTCATTCTAAAGTGCCCCTTAGATGCTGGATGCAGTTTATTTACAG TTCGAAGGATGAGATGGCGTACAGGCCAACAGATTGGTGGAGTGAGGGAATTTGTCGTAATCGATGAGAGCCATTTTCGTCACAAAAGAAAG TATGGAAGAGGAAGAATGGCCGGTGGgtggaaaagaagaaagtggGTCTTTGGAATGCTGGGTAAAACATCAGGGAAGGACAAGGCCTATTTTACGCCTTGTAGAAAAAAGATCACGAAGACATCTTGTTCCTGTGATTGA